From candidate division TA06 bacterium:
CTCGACGCCAACAGTGAGGATGACCTCATCAGGAGCTACCTTGACTTCGGCGTCGCCAGTGACCGTGATGAGACGCGGTTCCTGTCGATCGTCAGCCCAGGCTGATAATGCGAACATCACAACAAGGAGAAAAGCAAGAATACTTCTACTCATGGATCTGCTCATGACTCAGACCTCCGTTTCAACTGCTGAAAATCGAAAACGAAATAGGGCCAGCCCGCCGTAGGCGGGATGAGAGATATTTCGTCCTGTTTAGTCTTTCTTAATGAGACCGAGTAGGAACGAAGGTCGAATTCTAGAAAGAGTTAATCCTGCTTAGTCTCTCTTACTGAGACGGAGTCGAAGCTTAGAGAGAATTAGTCCTGACGCGGCGCCGAAGGGAGCCGCAGGCGGAGGGAGGGGAACCGAAGGATCTGCTTGTGCCAGATTGCTTCGACTCGCTCCGCGAGTCTCGCAATGACACTGTTTCTTCTTTTGGCAGGTTAGCCGGCAGGAGTGCCCTCAGGCATTGGCAGCTGACGTTTTCGTACAGTGTATAGCTGCTTTACTTCATTTTCTTCTTCGCGGATTCCTTCAGTTTTTTGATCTGCTCGGCGAAGACAGGACCAGCCTTGGTTTTGCTCTCGAACTCTTCAGCCCACGTTGCCCATTCGTATGCTTCGGATGCCCGTCCTGATTCGAGTAGCAGATAACCATAACCCAGTGCAAGGGCAGTAACATTAGTGGCTACGCGATCGGTATGAGTGATCCGCACTGGACTGCGATCCCCGACACCGACAAACGATGCAGCAAAATCGTCTGGATTTATGCTCTCCAGGCTAATACGCAGCATAGTACTATCCTTAGGCACATCGATTTTCTCTGGGAAGCAAAGATAGAACGGTCCGGACAGTTTCATCCGGTCTCGGCTGTCAGGAGTGAAGTCTCGATCACCCACGGTAGCTGCTACGGCCAACGGTCGTGGGAACTTACCTGCCTTCTGCATGTCAAGCCAGCCTGCCACAATCTTCTTGGAAACCGTGACCATGCGTCCGCTGTTGGCTTTTGAAGGCCTGACTGAATCCAGTTCCTTGTCTGTAAACGGAAGTGGTACTGCATAGCGGTCTCTCACCATCCTCGCATACCACGGAATATTGAGAAGCGGGAGATTCACAATAGCCACGTCAGGTCGGATCTTTTCGAACTCCTGGAGTGCGACTGCAGGATAGGTGTCCATATCACCATTGGTCAGCAAAAGTGAGTTTTCTGGAAGTCCTTTCAGTACCCATCTGTTGTAGGCAAGAAGAGGTGGAGCAAGAAATCCTGTGGTAATGAACGAACGCAGCGCTTTCTTTTCCAAGGCGGGGTTCCCTCGTTGCATTGCTTCTATCCAGATTATTGTCCAGGCGTTACCGTCTGTTGAGTCGCATTCCACCGCCTTGAGTAAGTGACGCCAGGTCGTGTCTGCGTTGGTATTTTTCCAGCCGCCATACCTGGGACAATAAGCCTCCGCCAGAACCGTATGGGCAAAACTGTGACAGGGATCCATAGCGATCGCCTTCCGGGCAGTCTTCACAGCTTCATCAATCCGTTTCATGCGACGAAGCGTCTCTGCAAGATACGCGTGCACATCCGGGTTACGGGCATCCTCTTTCGCAGCACGTTCAAACAGAGGAAGTGCTTCTTTCAGTTGGTTTTGACGGTATAAGGCAATGCCCTCGTCAAAATCCGACTGGACAATACAGCTTGCCAGCAACAGGGTCACTATCGTAAGAACCGCGATGCCTGCCAGAGGCGGGCAAGAGAATATATTACGGCTAGCCATGTCATCCTCCTTTCCCGGGACCCGAAAATCGAAGATCGAAGATCGAAAATCGAACCACGAACCCCAAAGCCTGAAAATCGAACAAAAAACACGAAATTACGAAATTGAAAACATTGAAACCACAAGATTTCACGAGATTAACACAGATTCCAAACACATCCTCATGGTTGAACCCGAACCAGAAAAATAATCTTGTGATAATCTGTGCAAATCTGTGGTTCCAGATGGAAACTGACGGCTGAGAGGTATCGTATATCGTACACCGTATAGCGTACAGCTAAATCTGCAAACATCTCATCCGTGGTTTTTGTTCGCACGGGCGATCTCATTTCCTAATATCAAAAAGATCCAGAATGAAGGCGTACTCAAAGGCAATGTCTCTCAGGTAGTCATACCGGCCGGACCACCCGCCGTGTCCAGCACCGATCTTTGTCTTGAGGAGAAGGATGTTGCTGTCAGTTTTCAAGGCCCTCAACCTGGCGACCCACTTGGCTGCCTCCCAGTAGGAAACTCGCGTGTCATTCAGGCCAGCGGTAACCAGCGTGTTGGGATAGTCCTTTACTTCGACATTGTCATACGGAGAATAGGACTTCATGTAATCATAGTACATTTCATCATTGGGGTTACCCCACTCCTCATATTCAAGAACGGTGAGTGGTAGCGACGGATCGAGCATAGTATTGAGAAGATCCACAAAAGGAACATCACCGACAACACCCTTAAACAGGTCCGGCCGCATGTTTGTCACGGCGCCAATAAGCAATCCACCGGCACTACCACCAGAAATGACCAACCCGTCTTTCGATGTATACTCCTCGGCTATTAGATGCTCGGCGCAGGCAATGAAGTCAGTGAAGGTATTCATCTTGTTCAGCAGCTTGCCTTCTTCATACCAGTATCTTCCCATTTCACCACCACCCCTCACGTGGGCAATTGCATATATGAAACCTCGGTTCAGAAGGCTCAACCGATTCGAGGAGAAATAAGGCTCAGAGCTCGACCCATAAGAACCATAGCCAGTTAGAAGGAGCGGATTGCGTCCGTCTTTCAATATTCCCTTCTTGTAGACCAATGATATTGGGATCATAGTTCTGTCTTCAACCTCGGCGAATATTCTTTGTGATTCATAAAGGGACGCGTCGTAACCGCCAAGGACCTCATACTGTTTCTTCAGTTCACGGCTTCGGGTTTCCATGTCATAGTCAAAAATCGACCTTGGTGTGACCAATGATGTATAAGTGAAACGGAGCATGGTGGACTCGAACTCCGGGTTCTTCCCGCGCCAGAAAGTATAAACAGGTTCCGGAAAATCAACATAGTGGGTCTCACCGCTGGAGACGTTGATTATGCGGATCTTCTTCAGTCCATTTTCCCTCTCAAAGACCACCAGATGATCCTTGAAAACATCAATACCATCTATTTTGACTGAATCGCGGTGCGGTATGATTTCGCTCCAGTTCTTCCTGGATGGATCTGTTATTGGAGCCTCCATCAACCTGAAGTTCTTGGCCTGGTCATTTGTGAGGATGAAGAATCTGTCCCCAAGGTGTCTAACGTAGTATTCCATCTCATTTTGACGTGGATGGATGATCCTGAAGTCCTTTGTAGGCTCGTTGGCACTCAAGGTGCGGACTTCTGTGGTGGTATGGCTTCCCAGTTCCATCAATATGTACTTCTCACTTTTCGTTCTCGATACGTATAGGAACATAGCATCATCCATCTCCTCGTAGACGAGGAAGTCTTTGTCAGGGTCGGTGCCCAGTGTATGTCTGTAGAGCCTATAGGGACGACTTGCTTCATCCTCAACAGTATAGAAGATGGTCCGGTTGTCATTTGCCCACGCAAGAGTGTATCCGGTGTTCGGAATCTCTTCCTCGAAGAGCGCGTTCTTCTCCAAATCCTTTATGTAGAACGTGTATCTCTCTGAACCCACTGTATCGACCGAATACGCGAGGAATTTGTGATCAGGACTCACGTTGTACACACCAAGCTCCAGGTACTCGTGCCCGGTTGCAAGTTCGTTTTGGTCAAGCAGTATTTCTTCGTCAGCATCAAGAGTTCCCTTTTTTCGACAATAGATTGGGTACTGTTTGCCCTCTTCAGTGCGCGAATAGTAGTAGTAATTATCCAATTTGTAAGGCACAGAAAGGTCTGTTTCCTTGATTCTGCCCAGGAGTTCTTTGTACAGTTGTTGTTGAAACTTCTCGGTATGCTTCATCATGGCTTCAGTGTACTTGTTCTCATCCTCAAGATATTCGATCACTTCTGGGCTGGATCTTTCTCTCAACCAGAAATAGTCATCGATGCGAATGTCTCCGTGTAGGGTATCTGCCTTGGGGCTTATTCTTGCGACAGGAGGAGTTATGGTTTGCCTGTCTATTGTTGGGAAGGTTCTCACATGGGGGCGAGGACGGACACAACCCGAAATACACAGAAAAACAAGACTGAACGAAACGATAGGTGACAGCCGAGCGACAAATCGTGTATTATGCGTCATACGGAGGTTCCTTTCAGGGTTTGCTGTTGCCGTGGTTACCCTCGTCCTGCGTGCTGAGGGTCCTCTGATGGTCACGAAGTGGCTTGAATCCAATGAGCTTGATCTGCTTTTTCCTGACGTAATCTTGAATGGCCGGATCAGTTATGATCTTAAGTTCAGCCACGCGACCTTTCACATCCTTCTCATCCTCACCTTCAACTGCCAGGTGTAGAATGAATTCTGTTATGCCTCTCGGAAGCCAGTCCATACTGCTCAGGAATTTCTTCTTCTTTCTTCTGTTGCTGTAGGTTCCAAAGTCATATACGATCTTGTCCGTGGTTAGTATGCCAGCTTTTCTTATAGCTCGATCGTGTAGGATAGTCTGCCTTCTCACCGGAAGGTTGTATTTCTTGGCCAGCTTGATCACAATGCTGAATGTCTTTGGATCATGCATTTGAAAGAAGCCCTTATGGAAGCTCAGGCTGGTCGGGTCGATGCCTCGTGAAAGTACAGCTTGAATTTGAGCCTCCAGTTCTTTTTCGATGTCGCTCCCTTCAGCCTGCCAGAAGACCCACCATATAGAGGTGGAGAACGCACTGTCAGATTCGACGAGCGTTGGAATCTCTTTTGGGGGCAGAATTGGTTTCCACTTGGGCTCCATGTTGTCCCGGGCAAGGACAAGATGAATGCCAACATCGAGATCAGGGTGCTCGGATATATAATCATAAGCTTCTTCAACAGCCGAGCCCACAGGCATCAGCGCTACTGAAGTGACCATCCCTTGCTCAATCCCCCTTATGATCCCCAGGTTCGTCGCACGGTTCCTGCCGAAATCATCTGCTGTCAGGATGAGGGCTGTCTCAGCGCCAATTGGCTCCAGCACAGCCTTTGATTCAGGGGAAGGCCTGGCCATCTTGAACGGCGCAGTACAAGACGCAAGGCTCAGCGAAATGGCTATAAGTACAAATAGTTTCTTCGACATTTCAATAACATTCTATCCTTGGAGCGGCGATTTATCAATGCGCATTTTAAACATAGCGCGGGCTTCTTCAGGCTGAGAGCTGACAGCCTAAAATAGTGCGAGCCTGCCGGTTGGAGAGCCGACAGGCTCGAGTAAACAACTGTAGCTGAACTGGTTATCTCGCAAAGACGATTTTCTGTGCTAGACTGGCCTCACCACACGAGAGTCTGGAGATATACAACCCCGAGGAGAGCCTCTCAGGAGTCCATTCAGCACTGTACACTCCTTGTCCCAGCGTTTCGTCCACAAGAGTCGCCACTAATCTTCCGCTAAGGTCGAATATCTGAAGCTTAACCATTGATGCAGCAGGAATGGTGTACGATAAGCGTATTCCGTCCCTAAACGGGTTGGGTGTGGCACTGAGAAACATTCCGCGGAGGCTTGTACGCGTAACTACGCTTTCCTCAACTCTTGTAGCTCCAAGGTGTATGTCGATGCCGTTCACATCGCCGTTTTTGATCGTGACTGGTACAGGGTAACTGGTAGTTGGATCGTTAACGCGACTCGCTGTGATTATGTAAGTTCCGTTGGAAAGACCTGGAATGGCATAGCTTCCGTCTTCCTGTGTCGTGGCTGAGCTAACAGGCTCCTGCCCAAGAGTTGCGTTCTCGGAATACGCATAAACCAAGGCTCCTGGAGCTGGATCTACGCCGCAGTAGACTTTTCCCTTTATCATCTTGTTGTCGTGATATCTGTGTCCAAGACTGAAGTCGATGCCGTCTTCAGGAGGACTTACTGGTGTGGCTTCCTCCCACCTGTAGACATTGTCGTAAAACTCTCCTATGTATCCTCCAGCGTGCGCGAAGATAACATACTCCCCTGGAATCAGTTCACATATTTCGTAATGACCATACTGGTTGGTGAATGTGTATTTGGCGTAGGAAGTGTCAAGCATCATGGCCATGACGAGCGCGTCATTGATTCCGTATCCAGTCTCCTCATCAACGACCCTACCCCAGATGCAGAGGTTTTGTGGCCCACAGTCCAGAGTGAAGTCGATGTGGTCCGTGGTTTGCCCCGCTCGGACCTCAACACTATCCGCTTGTCCGGGGCGGGATTTGTTGTCGTACCATTCTCCATCACATTCCCGCGCGTGAGCGTGAACGAAATATATCCCCTGCTCGAGCTCGCAAATCTCATAGTAGCCATCCCAGCCGGTGAAACCCTGGGCAACAGGATCTCCGAAAGGATTTGTGTAGATCCTGACGAGCGCGTCATTGATAGGCTCGCCAGTCTCTTCGTTCGTGACCCTTCCTACTATGCAACCCGTGTGTTCACCACAATCCAGAGTGAAGTCGATGTGGTCCGTGGTCTGACCGGCTCGGACCTCAACACTATCCGCCTCTCTGGGACAGCACTTGTTTTCGTACCACTCTAGATCACATCCGTGTGCATGCGCGGAAACAAAATATACGCCTTGCTCAAGTTCGCAGATCTCATAGTAACCCTCTATCCCAGTGAAGGCATCGGCAACAGGGTCGCCGAACGGATCTGTGTAGACCCTCACAAATGCGTCGTTAATAGGCCCACCCGTCTCCTCGTCAGTCACCCGTCCGACTATGCAGCCTGTGCCAGGATGCTCACAGAGTAGACTGAAGTTTATGCCGTCTGTGATCTGGTTTCCATGGACTTCAATGGGATCAGCATTCTCCGGGCGCCTCCTATTGTTGTACCATTCTCCCTCGCATTCGTATGCATGGGCAAAGGCATAGTATATTCCTGGCTCAAGGCCACATATCTCATATACACCGTGCTCGTTCGTATAAGTATGTGCCACTGGCGCACCGCGAGGACTAGAGTATATCGCCACGTAAGCCTCATGGATTGGCTCTTCAGTCTCCTGATCTACCACGCGTCCCGTTATACAGCCTGTAGGGTGCTCGCATTCAAGAGCAAAATCAATATGGTCCGTGGTTTGTCCCGCTCGGACCTCAACAGTATCAGCATCTCCGGGGCAACACTGGTTATCCCACCATTCTCCCTCACAACCCTGTGCGTGAGCATGCACGAAGTATATGCCTTGCTCGAGTTCGCAGATCTCATAGTGACCGTACACATTAGTGAAAGCATCGGCAACAGGGTCGCCGAACGGATCTGTGTAGACCCTCACAAATGCGTCGTTGATCGGCTGACCAGTCCCTTCGTCCGTAACCCTCCCGGTTATGCAACCATAATCAGCCTCGCACGTCAGCCCAAAGTCAATATGGTAAACGGTTTCGCCGTCATGTACTTCAATAGGGTCTGCCTGTTCAGGATCGGGCGTATCCTCCCACCATTCAGAAGCGCAATTCTCACCACCGTAGACCCAGACGTAGTACAGGCCCTGTTCAAGTTCGTAGAGGGTATAGTTACCGAGGGAGTCCGTTACTGCCCACTCGATTACTGTACCGCCCGGTTCATCGTACGCGTGTACGTACTTACCCGCGAGAGGCTCCCATGTCGTCTCATCATAAACATCCCCAGTGATGCTGCCCCAGCCAAATGCTGAGCCGCACATAAATGAGGCTGAGCCCAATAATGCAACCAGTACGAACAGCAACCTTTTCATATTCACAATTCCTCCTTGCTGAATACTGCTCAAAAAACTCACATTCACGAGGACGCTAAGCACACCCCCTTTCGCCCCGAAAAACTGTAATCCGTCGAACCCCTTGTGTCAAGACATTTCTCAAGCCCCCCGCCGGACCTACCACCCGCATTCGAAATTCCCATCACCCTCCCCCTGCACCTTCGAAATTACGAAATTCCCTCATCTCCTCCCTCAACCTTCGAAATTGTGCAACATGCCGTCAGGCACGTGTTGCTGTAAGTACTTGGCAATCAATAGTTTGTAGTTGGTGATTTCGAAATTGCAAATTTGTCTGCTTGCCCCGTTTCTCATGAAGCGAGATACACGGGGCCTGCCTGCCCGGCTCGCCTTACGAGCGGGCGTTTCACGGTACCTCGTTCCGCGGGAGCTCCTGGCTTGGCTGCGTTTATTTCTAGCGTCTTCAGGCAGAAAATCTCATGGAAATCAAGAAAATGGTCTTGCTTAAAGGAGCAAAGTGGCCTATATTTTGTTGTAGTATTTGCTGCAGGCAATGACCTGCACGGGGCGGCGCTGACCCGGAGCAAAGCACTATCCTTTGGGGGGTAGAATGAAAAAGGTCCCTGGTGAGTTAGATACGGGGGAATCCAGGTGGCCGGAGCCGCTGGTGCTGCTTGTGGGATCCGCGCTGGTGTTTCTGCTGGTCGCCTGTCAGCTTGCTATCGCAGCCACTTTCACAGTGACAAACACTAACAGCATGGGTCCAGGGAGCCTGGAAGATGCCATTATTCGTGCAGATACTATGCCTGGACACGACATCATCCGGTTCAACATACCCGGGGTCGGCCCTCACATTATTAGGCCGTTGAGCCCACTGTCTCCGCTCGTGGACCCTTCCGGTGTGACGATCAACGGATTCACACAATCTGGAGCCTCTCCCGGAAGCAATCCTCCGAGCTCGGCAATCCTTAAGATTGAGCTCGACGGAAGAAACCTGGGGCCGGGTCACGGGCTTCCTGTTCCCGGCTTCTTTATATTGTCCTCGAACAATGTAATTCAGGGAATAGTCATAGACAGCTTTGAAAACGACGGGATTCGGATACAGGCTGTGCAGGACACTGCTTCATTCAACTACATTTTCTGCAACTTCATTGGGACGGACCGGACGGGATCCGTCGCCCGGGGTAACGGTTATGATCAGGAAATGCCTTCTGCGGGAATAAACATATTGGTGAGGCCAGGGTCTGGTGAGATGTACGCGACGAAGAATATCATAGATGCCAATCTCATATCAGGTAACCATTGTGATGGTATCAGGATCTCAGGTTTCCCTCCGGGTGATATATTTTCAAACAGAATTCTCAACAACTATATCGGTACTGACATCAGTGGAAACACAGATCTAGGAAACAAGTACAGTGGTGTGTACATCGGCGAAGGAGCACACAATAATGTGGTACGTGGAAATCTCATCTCAGGAAATGAGTTTGAGGGTGTGTGTATTGTGGGAAATGCAAGTCTCGGGGTTCTCAGCCGTCAAAACGTCATTGAGGAGAACATCATCGGCTTGAGTGCTGCCTTTGCGCCACTGCCGAACGGTCGAGATGGGGTGAGTATTGGCGTGGAGGGCGCAACCGGGGAAATCGGCTGGGCAATTGCCAACGAAATTGGACCTAACAACGTTATCGCCTATAACGGTCGTAACGGAGTCCTGGTCTGGGAGCACCCGAACAGTCCGTCAAATGCAGACCAGAATCGGATTTCGGAAAACTCAATCTACGACAATGTAGGTTTAGGTATAGATTTGGGGGACAACGGCGTGACATTCAACGACCTCAAGGATCCTGATTCTGGCCCGAATGAAGAACTCAACTTCCCGGAAATAACGAGTATCACCTATGATGCTGGACTGGCGACAATCACCGGCACAGTGGACATTGACGTGGCCCCCTCACGGGCTGTCATAGAAGTCTTCAGGGCTTCTCCTGATCCAGCCAACCATGGGGAAGGAGACCTCTTTCTTGATTCCGCCGAACCTGACACAGGGGGAAACTGGACTGTCGTGGTCGCTGGATTAAGCTCCAGCGATTTCGTTACCACTACTGTCACTGACCTAAAACTGAACACTTCTGAGTTCTCTCGAGTCGAAGCCGTGGTTGGAGTGGAAGAACAAGGTTCCAGGTTGAATGTTGAACGTTCAACGTTTGAGCTGCTTCAGAACGAACCGAATCCGTTTCACAGTCGAACGGTGATCAGCTATTCTCTGCCGGTGGCTGGTGGTGTCACTCTCAGGGTCTATGACATTGCGGGCAGGCTGGTGGATACCATCGTGGATGGGGAACAGAAGGCTGGGGTCCACCGAGTCGAATGGTCTCCGAAGCAAGCATCCAGCGCAATATACTTCTACCGCCTGGAGGCTCGAAACCACTTCGAAATGAAAAAGATGATTTTGCTCAGGTAGAACGAACTTCTCATAGCGCGTTATTCCATAAAGACTTACAAAAGAAAGATCAGTTCATGCCTGCACGCTTGGGCTGTCCTACGGCCGCTTGTTTGACGAGGCCGCGTTCCCCGGCGGCACCAACGTCAGTGTCACAAAAGAGGTTGACATGGAGCCTTTTCGAGGTAGACTAGCCTAAAGGCGGGTGCCTGCAAATGAATTTTCGGGCGTCGTACTTGGTAGCTCTTGAAACAAAAAGGGTGAGAAAAGAAGCGAGCGGTAGCGCACTACTGACGACCTGTTCTCCTGCAATAATAGTGAGCCTATGTGTCGTCATGGGTGCAGGGGCGGCGCACGGCACTCAGTCCTTTGAGCACAAGTCAGGTCATCGTGGATATTTCAGTGTGGTGAGCGTCGCTGGAGGTCTGCCAGCACACGTTCAAATACATCTCCTCAAGGCAGGATACGCCTACAAGAATGTGGGGGTCGGGACTTCGTTTTCTATGAGCAGAGTCTATCGCGAGCTTGGAGATGATATCGTAACGCTTCTGCCAGTCTACTTTTATGCTATCCCTTATTGGTCCGATCGAGCTGTGCCAGGCGGCATCGACCTTACATCAAAGGTCTTCTGTATCTATTTTGGTGGAAGTTACTGGAGCACAGATGCGAATGCGCTAATCTTCCCGCTCAGCCCCGGGGCGCATGGGGCCACCTTCTTGGACTTTGGAGTGAGCTTCACATATGGTCTTCTCGAGCTCGGTGCCGGTTGGCTCAACTGGACTACAAATAGAGTTCAAGCGGACGGGTACCTTGGATTTCCCTCTGCAGAAGAAATTGAGGACCATTTCTACCTTTCTGCTGGTCTGAATGCTGGGGGATGGTTTCCAATTGCACCCAGGCGAGCGGCTCGCGATTGATTTCACGCCCTATGGAATTTGCTTGAAAGTCTGTGATTTTTCGGAA
This genomic window contains:
- a CDS encoding T9SS type A sorting domain-containing protein translates to MKRLLFVLVALLGSASFMCGSAFGWGSITGDVYDETTWEPLAGKYVHAYDEPGGTVIEWAVTDSLGNYTLYELEQGLYYVWVYGGENCASEWWEDTPDPEQADPIEVHDGETVYHIDFGLTCEADYGCITGRVTDEGTGQPINDAFVRVYTDPFGDPVADAFTNVYGHYEICELEQGIYFVHAHAQGCEGEWWDNQCCPGDADTVEVRAGQTTDHIDFALECEHPTGCITGRVVDQETEEPIHEAYVAIYSSPRGAPVAHTYTNEHGVYEICGLEPGIYYAFAHAYECEGEWYNNRRRPENADPIEVHGNQITDGINFSLLCEHPGTGCIVGRVTDEETGGPINDAFVRVYTDPFGDPVADAFTGIEGYYEICELEQGVYFVSAHAHGCDLEWYENKCCPREADSVEVRAGQTTDHIDFTLDCGEHTGCIVGRVTNEETGEPINDALVRIYTNPFGDPVAQGFTGWDGYYEICELEQGIYFVHAHARECDGEWYDNKSRPGQADSVEVRAGQTTDHIDFTLDCGPQNLCIWGRVVDEETGYGINDALVMAMMLDTSYAKYTFTNQYGHYEICELIPGEYVIFAHAGGYIGEFYDNVYRWEEATPVSPPEDGIDFSLGHRYHDNKMIKGKVYCGVDPAPGALVYAYSENATLGQEPVSSATTQEDGSYAIPGLSNGTYIITASRVNDPTTSYPVPVTIKNGDVNGIDIHLGATRVEESVVTRTSLRGMFLSATPNPFRDGIRLSYTIPAASMVKLQIFDLSGRLVATLVDETLGQGVYSAEWTPERLSSGLYISRLSCGEASLAQKIVFAR
- a CDS encoding S9 family peptidase, with translation MTHNTRFVARLSPIVSFSLVFLCISGCVRPRPHVRTFPTIDRQTITPPVARISPKADTLHGDIRIDDYFWLRERSSPEVIEYLEDENKYTEAMMKHTEKFQQQLYKELLGRIKETDLSVPYKLDNYYYYSRTEEGKQYPIYCRKKGTLDADEEILLDQNELATGHEYLELGVYNVSPDHKFLAYSVDTVGSERYTFYIKDLEKNALFEEEIPNTGYTLAWANDNRTIFYTVEDEASRPYRLYRHTLGTDPDKDFLVYEEMDDAMFLYVSRTKSEKYILMELGSHTTTEVRTLSANEPTKDFRIIHPRQNEMEYYVRHLGDRFFILTNDQAKNFRLMEAPITDPSRKNWSEIIPHRDSVKIDGIDVFKDHLVVFERENGLKKIRIINVSSGETHYVDFPEPVYTFWRGKNPEFESTMLRFTYTSLVTPRSIFDYDMETRSRELKKQYEVLGGYDASLYESQRIFAEVEDRTMIPISLVYKKGILKDGRNPLLLTGYGSYGSSSEPYFSSNRLSLLNRGFIYAIAHVRGGGEMGRYWYEEGKLLNKMNTFTDFIACAEHLIAEEYTSKDGLVISGGSAGGLLIGAVTNMRPDLFKGVVGDVPFVDLLNTMLDPSLPLTVLEYEEWGNPNDEMYYDYMKSYSPYDNVEVKDYPNTLVTAGLNDTRVSYWEAAKWVARLRALKTDSNILLLKTKIGAGHGGWSGRYDYLRDIAFEYAFILDLFDIRK
- a CDS encoding T9SS type A sorting domain-containing protein; this encodes MKKVPGELDTGESRWPEPLVLLVGSALVFLLVACQLAIAATFTVTNTNSMGPGSLEDAIIRADTMPGHDIIRFNIPGVGPHIIRPLSPLSPLVDPSGVTINGFTQSGASPGSNPPSSAILKIELDGRNLGPGHGLPVPGFFILSSNNVIQGIVIDSFENDGIRIQAVQDTASFNYIFCNFIGTDRTGSVARGNGYDQEMPSAGINILVRPGSGEMYATKNIIDANLISGNHCDGIRISGFPPGDIFSNRILNNYIGTDISGNTDLGNKYSGVYIGEGAHNNVVRGNLISGNEFEGVCIVGNASLGVLSRQNVIEENIIGLSAAFAPLPNGRDGVSIGVEGATGEIGWAIANEIGPNNVIAYNGRNGVLVWEHPNSPSNADQNRISENSIYDNVGLGIDLGDNGVTFNDLKDPDSGPNEELNFPEITSITYDAGLATITGTVDIDVAPSRAVIEVFRASPDPANHGEGDLFLDSAEPDTGGNWTVVVAGLSSSDFVTTTVTDLKLNTSEFSRVEAVVGVEEQGSRLNVERSTFELLQNEPNPFHSRTVISYSLPVAGGVTLRVYDIAGRLVDTIVDGEQKAGVHRVEWSPKQASSAIYFYRLEARNHFEMKKMILLR
- a CDS encoding ChbG/HpnK family deacetylase; amino-acid sequence: MSKKLFVLIAISLSLASCTAPFKMARPSPESKAVLEPIGAETALILTADDFGRNRATNLGIIRGIEQGMVTSVALMPVGSAVEEAYDYISEHPDLDVGIHLVLARDNMEPKWKPILPPKEIPTLVESDSAFSTSIWWVFWQAEGSDIEKELEAQIQAVLSRGIDPTSLSFHKGFFQMHDPKTFSIVIKLAKKYNLPVRRQTILHDRAIRKAGILTTDKIVYDFGTYSNRRKKKKFLSSMDWLPRGITEFILHLAVEGEDEKDVKGRVAELKIITDPAIQDYVRKKQIKLIGFKPLRDHQRTLSTQDEGNHGNSKP
- a CDS encoding tetratricopeptide repeat protein; its protein translation is MASRNIFSCPPLAGIAVLTIVTLLLASCIVQSDFDEGIALYRQNQLKEALPLFERAAKEDARNPDVHAYLAETLRRMKRIDEAVKTARKAIAMDPCHSFAHTVLAEAYCPRYGGWKNTNADTTWRHLLKAVECDSTDGNAWTIIWIEAMQRGNPALEKKALRSFITTGFLAPPLLAYNRWVLKGLPENSLLLTNGDMDTYPAVALQEFEKIRPDVAIVNLPLLNIPWYARMVRDRYAVPLPFTDKELDSVRPSKANSGRMVTVSKKIVAGWLDMQKAGKFPRPLAVAATVGDRDFTPDSRDRMKLSGPFYLCFPEKIDVPKDSTMLRISLESINPDDFAASFVGVGDRSPVRITHTDRVATNVTALALGYGYLLLESGRASEAYEWATWAEEFESKTKAGPVFAEQIKKLKESAKKKMK